The following are from one region of the Rosistilla carotiformis genome:
- a CDS encoding ABC transporter ATP-binding protein gives MISANHLTKRFNNGNQQVTAVEDLSFDVQPGHVFGLLGPNGAGKTTTLRMVLGLIEPTSGDAQIHGFQVSRDADEVKRRIGFVSASVGVYPWLTPREVLHFVGELYGVRHQVASQRIEKLSELLGLREILDRRCAVLSTGQQQRMNLARALVHDPPVMLMDEPTRGLDIVGSQVVFDYIVHLRSVGKAVIVCTHRLDEAERFCDSFGLLNHGKLCQHGSLQDLQSRTGRTTLTQMFVDLLAADSTQPMEQTT, from the coding sequence TTGATTTCAGCAAATCATTTAACGAAGCGTTTTAACAACGGCAACCAACAGGTGACCGCCGTCGAGGATCTCTCCTTCGATGTGCAACCGGGGCACGTTTTTGGATTGCTGGGGCCCAACGGGGCCGGCAAGACGACGACGCTGCGTATGGTCTTAGGCCTGATCGAACCCACCTCCGGCGACGCGCAAATCCATGGCTTTCAGGTCAGTCGCGACGCGGACGAAGTCAAACGACGGATCGGTTTCGTTTCGGCAAGCGTGGGCGTTTACCCTTGGCTAACACCGCGCGAAGTGCTGCATTTTGTCGGCGAACTGTACGGAGTGCGTCACCAGGTTGCGAGCCAGCGGATCGAGAAACTCTCCGAATTATTGGGCCTCCGCGAAATCCTCGATCGTCGGTGCGCTGTCCTTAGCACGGGCCAACAGCAACGCATGAACCTGGCCCGCGCGCTCGTGCACGATCCACCAGTGATGTTGATGGATGAACCGACGCGGGGATTGGACATCGTGGGCAGCCAGGTCGTCTTCGACTACATCGTCCATCTGCGGAGCGTCGGCAAAGCGGTGATTGTTTGCACGCACCGCTTGGACGAAGCCGAGCGGTTTTGCGATTCATTCGGCCTGTTGAACCACGGCAAGTTGTGCCAACACGGCAGCTTGCAAGACCTGCAATCGCGAACCGGCCGAACAACTTTAACTCAAATGTTTGTGGATCTTCTGGCGGCTGATTCCACGCAGCCCATGGAGCAGACGACGTGA
- a CDS encoding ABC transporter permease subunit/CPBP intramembrane protease codes for MNLPADDDRERDTPRESAEGAVENELRSRPMSIRTSRLAQKELREILRDRRTIMTLILMPLLVYPLLGVTVQKFLLNSLKQQQTTVYDIGVANEPDGHFLLNLLHQGKLLLDEQQPKSEKTNRSDPIESLMGGNGDEPVDLNIIQPFEPSGTREQLQRLIADQILQVGVLVQWSGAEADPRKQARFELIYDKRLASARSARDELVRRLQAVNDTWTRQVLQQAKIADDIPAPYTEHYIVSKTQSFSMVTFVPLMLVLMTITGAVYPAIDLTAGERERGTMEILIAAPVPRISLLIGKFVAVLVVAMLTAVVNLIAMLITVYTLGIDGMIFGDGGVSVVVVLQILMLLLVFAAFFSAMMLGLTSFARSFKEAQAYLIPLMLVALAPGMLSLMPELKLNATLALVPLVNIVLAGRDLLQGTLVPAMFAITLISTSLYGLLALTLAARVFGTDSILYGSDGSWADLFRRPTTPRSAPSMPAAMFCLAVLFPCFIVIGGMSSRIEGSMSAKLVANAMVTVLLFVGLPWLFARFNHVRMTAAFFLKVPRWPAFLAAVLLGCSVWTMAYELEILTLSADRIELLKKIFEAMKFDFAAIPWPVKLLTLAAVPAICEEFFFRGFLLSGFLRNGKPWVAIVATAGLFGLFHVIVRDSLLFERFLPSSLMGLVLGFVCYRTGSLYPGIVLHALHNGILVSMSHFEKKLLELGIGVESQSHLPLLVMGAAVLMIVAGAATLARSPSRRVAVDPQPAAG; via the coding sequence GTGAATTTGCCAGCCGACGACGATCGCGAACGCGACACCCCTCGCGAGTCCGCGGAAGGTGCTGTGGAGAACGAACTCCGTTCCCGTCCCATGTCGATCCGGACCTCCCGTCTGGCTCAAAAAGAGCTTCGCGAAATTCTGCGCGACCGCCGCACGATCATGACGCTGATCTTGATGCCGTTGTTGGTCTATCCCTTGTTGGGTGTCACGGTTCAAAAATTCTTGCTCAACAGCCTGAAGCAGCAACAAACAACCGTGTATGACATCGGCGTTGCTAACGAACCCGACGGTCATTTTTTGTTGAACCTGTTGCATCAAGGCAAGCTGCTGCTGGATGAACAACAGCCTAAGTCCGAAAAAACGAATCGGTCCGATCCGATTGAGTCGCTGATGGGGGGCAATGGCGACGAGCCGGTCGATCTGAACATCATCCAACCCTTTGAACCGTCTGGCACGCGGGAGCAATTGCAGCGTTTGATCGCGGATCAGATTTTGCAGGTCGGTGTATTGGTTCAGTGGAGCGGTGCCGAGGCCGACCCACGCAAGCAGGCGCGTTTCGAATTGATCTACGACAAACGACTTGCCTCCGCGCGATCGGCTCGCGACGAATTAGTTCGCCGATTACAAGCGGTCAATGACACCTGGACACGTCAGGTGTTGCAACAAGCGAAGATTGCCGACGACATCCCCGCACCGTATACCGAACACTACATCGTCTCCAAGACGCAATCGTTTTCGATGGTCACGTTTGTCCCGTTGATGTTGGTCTTGATGACGATCACCGGTGCCGTTTATCCCGCGATCGATCTGACGGCGGGGGAACGGGAACGGGGAACGATGGAGATTTTGATCGCTGCGCCCGTTCCGCGCATCTCACTGCTGATCGGAAAATTTGTCGCGGTCTTAGTTGTCGCCATGCTGACCGCGGTCGTCAATTTGATCGCGATGTTGATCACGGTTTATACGCTGGGGATCGACGGGATGATCTTTGGCGACGGTGGCGTTTCGGTTGTTGTGGTCTTGCAAATCCTGATGTTATTGCTTGTCTTCGCCGCCTTTTTTTCAGCGATGATGCTGGGGCTGACGAGCTTCGCCCGGTCGTTTAAAGAGGCTCAAGCGTATCTGATTCCGCTGATGCTTGTCGCCCTGGCGCCAGGGATGTTGAGCTTGATGCCGGAATTGAAATTAAACGCGACACTGGCGCTCGTTCCGCTGGTTAATATCGTCTTGGCGGGACGCGATCTGCTGCAAGGGACGTTGGTACCGGCGATGTTCGCGATCACGTTGATCTCGACGTCTTTGTATGGACTGCTGGCATTGACACTCGCGGCGCGGGTGTTTGGAACCGATTCAATCCTCTACGGCAGCGATGGTTCATGGGCCGATCTGTTCCGCCGTCCGACAACACCTCGTTCGGCACCGTCGATGCCTGCGGCGATGTTCTGTTTGGCGGTGCTGTTCCCCTGTTTCATCGTGATCGGCGGGATGTCGTCGCGGATCGAAGGATCGATGAGTGCCAAACTGGTCGCCAACGCAATGGTTACGGTGTTGTTGTTTGTAGGTTTGCCGTGGCTATTTGCTCGATTCAATCACGTCCGGATGACAGCGGCTTTCTTTTTGAAAGTGCCTCGCTGGCCAGCGTTCCTCGCCGCCGTGCTGCTGGGCTGTTCGGTCTGGACGATGGCGTATGAGCTGGAGATCCTGACGCTTTCGGCCGACCGCATCGAACTGCTGAAAAAGATCTTTGAAGCGATGAAATTTGATTTCGCCGCTATCCCATGGCCGGTCAAGTTGTTGACGCTTGCCGCGGTGCCAGCGATCTGTGAGGAGTTTTTCTTTCGTGGTTTCCTGCTCAGCGGATTCCTCCGCAACGGCAAGCCCTGGGTCGCCATCGTCGCCACCGCCGGGCTCTTTGGACTGTTTCACGTGATCGTCCGCGATTCGTTGCTCTTCGAGCGTTTCTTGCCAAGTTCGCTGATGGGGTTGGTGTTGGGATTCGTTTGTTATCGGACCGGGAGTCTCTATCCTGGAATCGTGCTGCATGCGTTGCACAACGGAATCTTGGTTTCGATGAGCCATTTTGAGAAGAAGCTTCTTGAACTTGGCATCGGTGTCGAATCGCAGAGCCATCTGCCGTTGTTGGTGATGGGAGCGGCGGTTCTGATGATCGTTGCCGGGGCAGCAACTTTAGCCCGGTCTCCGTCGCGCCGCGTTGCGGTCGACCCGCAGCCAGCGGCGGGATAG